One Brassica napus cultivar Da-Ae chromosome C4, Da-Ae, whole genome shotgun sequence genomic region harbors:
- the LOC106395425 gene encoding anthocyanidin reductase yields MATVDQTAVTTGTKKACVIGGTGNLASILIKHLLQSGYKVNTTVRDPENEKKMAHLKVLQELGDLKIFKADLTDEGSFTSPISGCEYVFHVATPISFTSQDPEKDMIKPAVQGVINVLKSCLKSNSIKRVIYTSSAAAVSINSISEPGLVMTEENWSDVDFLTKEKPFNWGYPVSKTLAEKEAYKFAEENKIDLVTVVPALIAGNSLLSDPPSSLSLSMSLITGKEMHLSGLKEMQKLSGSISFIHVDDLARAHMFLAEKETASGRYICCYYNTNVPEIADFLRRRYPMYNVLSEFEEGLSSAKLTLSSEKLIKEGFRFEYGISEMYDEMTKYFESKGLIKP; encoded by the exons ATGGCAACCGTTGATCAGACCGCTGTAACCACCGGAACTAAGAAGGCTTGTGTCATTGGTGGCACAGGAAACTTAGCCTCTATTCTGATCAAGCATTTGCTTCAAAGCGGCTACAAAGTTAACACCACAGTTAGAGATCCAG AAAATGAGAAGAAAATGGCTCACCTTAAGGTACTTCAAGAGCTCGGGGACCTCAAGATCTTCAAAGCGGATTTAACCGATGAAGGGAGTTTCACTTCACCAATCTCGGGCTGTGAATACGTTTTCCATGTCGCAACACCAATCAGCTTTACATCTCAAGATCCTGAG AAAGACATGATCAAACCAGCGGTACAAGGAGTGATCAATGTGTTGAAATCTTGTTTAAAATCGAACTCAATCAAGCGCGTGATCTACACATCTTCAGCTGCTGCGGTCTCTATCAACAGCATTTCGGAACCAGGACTTGTGATGACTGAAGAAAACTGGTCTGACGTTGATTTTCTCACAAAGGAGAAGCCGTTTAACTGG ggTTACCCAGTCTCAAAGACTTTAGCAGAAAAGGAAGCTTATAAATTTGCGGAAGAGAATAAGATTGATCTCGTTACTGTAGTTCCAGCACTCATAGCCGGAAACTCTCTCCTCTCTGATCCTCCGAGCAGTTTATCTCTCTCCATGTCTTTAATCACTG GGAAAGAAATGCATCTGAGCGGTCTCAAGGAAATGCAGAAGCTATCTGGATCCATCTCGTTCATCCACGTGGACGACCTAGCTCGTGCACATATGTTTCTGGCGGAGAAAGAAACAGCTTCTGGTCGCTACATTTGCTGTTATTACAACACAAATGTTCCAGAGATTGCGGATTTTCTCAGGCGAAGATATCCTATGTACAATGTTTTGTCAGA ATTTGAAGAGGGCTTATCAAGTGCGAAACTGACGCTATCCTCGGAAAAACTCATCAAGGAAGGCTTTCGATTTGAATATGGGATCAGTGAGATGTATGATGAGATGACGAAGTACTTCGAGTCAAAAGGATTGATCAAACCTTAA
- the LOC106390266 gene encoding probable transcription factor At1g61730, with protein MTKKRDPLENPPAASSSGDDDEVDSSAGEEEEREDDDDASSSEELPVKSHSSSAAVTIAVPGKTAAQQASDLDSGSETETDSDSDTEQPPNQRSGKAILAAAKSKKEKSPPPATKSGTKRPSEGTSKETNSKRAKKTCEDSKKPPAFQRLWTEEDEIAVLQGMIDFKNDTGNSPYDDTNAYYDYIKKSISFEVSKNQFMDKLRSLKKKYMGKEKPSFTKPHDQKSYRLCMYIWGPDGMGLETAVKSNGVSKKKTMKLDSVKQDLSFASSPNGKAVVDDDKRVLVLGGDVDRKCDWFENSFLVRGIAGFGVDEHYVKQRWSLVPVETKKTVEEKVKMLQAKEIEFVLQKTKILHEVTSMIAEASKNKP; from the coding sequence ATGACGAAGAAACGCGACCCTTTAGAAAATCCACCTGCTGCATCTTCAAGCGGCGACGACGATGAAGTCGACTCTTCTgccggagaagaagaggaaCGCGAAGATGATGATGACGCTTCTTCATCCGAAGAACTCCCCGTCAAATCTCATTCCTCCTCCGCCGCCGTCACAATTGCCGTCCCAGGCAAAACCGCCGCACAACAAGCCTCCGATTTAGATTCTGGATCTGAAACCGAGACCGACTCCGATTCCGACACGGAACAACCACCGAATCAGCGATCTGGGAAGGCTATCCTCGCCGCCGCGAAGTCCAAGAAGGAGAAGTCTCCACCGCCTGCTACGAAATCAGGAACGAAGCGTCCGAGCGAAGGGACTTCAAAGGAGACGAACTCAAAGCGAGCGAAGAAGACCTGtgaagactcaaagaagcctCCTGCTTTCCAGAGACTATGGACTGAAGAAGACGAGATCGCTGTCTTGCAAGGTATGATCGATTTCAAGAACGATACGGGGAACTCTCCTTACGATGACACTAACGCTTACTACGATTACATCAAGAAATCTATTAGCTTTGAGGTTAGTAAAAACCAGTTCATGGATAAGCTTAGGAGCTTAAAGAAGAAGTATATGGGTAAAGAGAAGCCTTCTTTTACCAAACCTCATGATCAGAAGTCTTATAGATTGTGCATGTACATCTGGGGACCTGATGGGATGGGTCTTGAGACTGCTGTTAAGTCCAACGGTGTGTCCAAAAAGAAGACCATGAAGCTTGACTCTGTGAAGCAAGAcctttcttttgcttcttctcCCAATGGCAAAGctgttgttgatgatgataaGAGAGTGTTGGTTCTTGGAGGCGATGTGGACAGGAAATGTGATTGGTTTGAGAACTCGTTTCTTGTTAGAGGCATTGCGGGTTTTGGTGTTGATGAGCATTACGTGAAACAGAGATGGAGCTTGGTCCCGGTTGAGACCAAGAAGACAGTTGAAGAGAAGGTTAAGATGCTGCAGGCTAAGGAAATTGAGTTTGTGTTGCAGAAGACTAAGATTTTGCATGAAGTTACCTCTATGATCGCTGAAGCATCCAAGAACAAGCCATAG